In Mus musculus strain C57BL/6J chromosome 9, GRCm38.p6 C57BL/6J, one genomic interval encodes:
- the Ube2q2 gene encoding ubiquitin-conjugating enzyme E2 Q2 isoform 3 (isoform 3 is encoded by transcript variant 3) gives MLDQPLPTGQNGTTEEVTSEEEEEEEMAEDIEDLDHYEMKEEEPINGKKSEDEGIEKENLAILEKIRKTQRQDHLNGAVSGSVQASDRLMKELRDVYRSQSYKAGIYSVELINDSLYDWHVKLHKVDSDSPLHSDLQILKEKEGIEYILLNFSFKDNFPFDPPFVRVVLPVLSGGYVLGGGALCMELLTKQGWSSAYSIESVIMQINATLVKGKARVQFGANKNQYNLARAQQSYNSIVQIHEKNGWYTPPKEDG, from the exons AATGGGACAACTGAAGAAGTAACttcagaagaagaggaagaggaggagatggctGAA GATATAGAAGACTTGGATCACTATGAGATGAAGGAAGAAGAACCTATTAATGGGAAAAAGTCAGAGGATGAAgggattgaaaaagaaaatttggCAATATTAGAGAAAATCAGGAAGACTCAAAGGCAAGACCATTTAAAT GGTGCAGTGTCTGGGTCAGTACAAGCATCAGACAGACTGATGAAGGAGCTCAGGGACGTCTACAGATCACAGAGCTACAAGGCAG GGATTTATTCAGTGGAGCTAATAAATGACAGCTTATATGACTGGCATGTCAAACTACACAA GGTTGACTCTGATAGTCCTTTGCACAGTGATCTTcagatcttaaaagaaaaagaaggcatagaatatattttgcttAACTTCTCTTTTAAG GATAATTTTCCATTTGATCCTCCGTTTGTTAGAGTGGTGTTACCTGTTCTCTCAGGAGG gtatGTGTTGGGTGGAGGAGCACTTTGTATGGAACTTCTCACAAAACAG GGCTGGAGCAGTGCCTACTCAATAGAATCTGTCATCATGCAGATCAATGCCACCTTAGTGAAAGGCAAAGCCCGGGTGCAGTTTGGAGCAAATAAG aatCAGTATAATCTAGCACGAGCCCAACAGTCCTATAATTCCATTGTACAGATACATGAGAAAAATG
- the Ube2q2 gene encoding ubiquitin-conjugating enzyme E2 Q2 isoform X1, protein MAEDIEDLDHYEMKEEEPINGKKSEDEGIEKENLAILEKIRKTQRQDHLNGAVSGSVQASDRLMKELRDVYRSQSYKAGIYSVELINDSLYDWHVKLHKVDSDSPLHSDLQILKEKEGIEYILLNFSFKDNFPFDPPFVRVVLPVLSGGYVLGGGALCMELLTKQGWSSAYSIESVIMQINATLVKGKARVQFGANKNQYNLARAQQSYNSIVQIHEKNGWYTPPKEDG, encoded by the exons atggctGAA GATATAGAAGACTTGGATCACTATGAGATGAAGGAAGAAGAACCTATTAATGGGAAAAAGTCAGAGGATGAAgggattgaaaaagaaaatttggCAATATTAGAGAAAATCAGGAAGACTCAAAGGCAAGACCATTTAAAT GGTGCAGTGTCTGGGTCAGTACAAGCATCAGACAGACTGATGAAGGAGCTCAGGGACGTCTACAGATCACAGAGCTACAAGGCAG GGATTTATTCAGTGGAGCTAATAAATGACAGCTTATATGACTGGCATGTCAAACTACACAA GGTTGACTCTGATAGTCCTTTGCACAGTGATCTTcagatcttaaaagaaaaagaaggcatagaatatattttgcttAACTTCTCTTTTAAG GATAATTTTCCATTTGATCCTCCGTTTGTTAGAGTGGTGTTACCTGTTCTCTCAGGAGG gtatGTGTTGGGTGGAGGAGCACTTTGTATGGAACTTCTCACAAAACAG GGCTGGAGCAGTGCCTACTCAATAGAATCTGTCATCATGCAGATCAATGCCACCTTAGTGAAAGGCAAAGCCCGGGTGCAGTTTGGAGCAAATAAG aatCAGTATAATCTAGCACGAGCCCAACAGTCCTATAATTCCATTGTACAGATACATGAGAAAAATG